From one Plasmodium knowlesi strain H genome assembly, chromosome: 11 genomic stretch:
- a CDS encoding polypyrimidine tract-binding protein, putative, with protein MNKRTLSNDENENEKSKTGVKRYLMSNEDPYESQKIFHDQNCAPQMNANSLIDMKEEEDYSHTDMNSSMNGNDKDADMSCAMGLGTALIDTNMNNDRDNTNYGAVSTINEFGYGGVVSGGCIGNNCMPSDGGMNNQASSIYFRSDSKKRKGSKYNGMPFLKKEKNCVNTFLILKDVPRDAEEEDIKSFMRPFIKNSNPEIIFDRDGIIVKLYDDELNKNIFNYFNEHPTQIKGSFVSVQLSKLNDDSAGVAVNEENMDEYEVGSIAASTGPMGGPIGGLISGNGNNMGNLGNMPSTKDALEGGNIKKGKHNKNESSRVILVSVLNLHYPVDIDLIYYLFSKCGPVEKIIAFSRNPLIYQALVQFQNIETAQEAIKTLHNRNIYDGCNTIQIQYSFLKELNVKANNSSSRDYTTTDVSKNNNPVNIQTSHGVLPTPTQKGNDSELYLILERKFKLVDFDAKNASKTPVLICYNIAKDYTDVHKLFNLFSVYGFVSRIKILREKPDCALIQYAGHLFASVAQECLQHSKIDGQVLEINFSKILDIRIAPQQKKIESYKAKSFSSYDQRYLVTDQAKYIRGACKPTRTLFISNVSEEVTEECMMNLFTKYGEIKKIKIQPAREGKKHMTITVELSSEDAATMALMDLHNFYLKDRFIKVSYTKARL; from the exons atgaataagaGGACTCTATCCAATGACGAAAACGAAAACGAGAAAAGCAAAACTGGCGTGAAGAGATACCTGATGAGTAATGAAGATCCATATGAAAGCCAGAAAATATTTCACGATCAAAACTGCGCGCCCCAAATGAATGCCAATTCCTTAATAGACatgaaagaggaagaggattACTCTCATACCGACATGAACAGCAGCATGAATGGAAATGATAAAGATGCAGACATGAGTTGTGCCATGGGTCTGGGCACCGCTCTGATTGATACGAATATGAACAATGACCGGGATAACACCAATTACGGGGCGGTTAGCACGATTAATGAGTTTGGCTACGGAGGTGTCGTATCGGGAGGTTGTATCGGAAACAACTGCATGCCCAGTGATGGAGGAATGAACAATCAGGCGTCGAGCATATACTTCCGCAGCGACagtaagaaaagaaagggtaGTAAGTACAACGGAATGCCATTcctgaagaaggagaaaaactgcGTCAACACATTCCTTATATTGAAAGATGTACCGAGAGATGCGGAAGAGGAGGACATCAAATCCTTTATGAGAccatttattaaaaatagtaACCCAGAAATTATCTTCGATCGTGATGGAATTATTGTGAAGCTCTACGATGATGAATTGAACAAGAATATTTTCAACTATTTTAATGAGCACCCCACACAAATCAAGGGTTCTTTCGTAAGTGTCCAGCTGTCCAAGCTTAATGACGACAGTGCCGGTGTTGCCGTTAATGAGGAGAACATGGACGAGTACGAAGTTGGGAGCATCGCTGCGAGTACCGGTCCGATGGGCGGTCCCATTGGTGGTCTCATTAGcggaaatggaaataacaTGGGCAACCTTGGTAACATGCCAAGCACGAAAGATGCCCTAGAAGgcggaaatataaaaaagggaaagcacAACAAAAACGAGTCCTCAAGAGTTATCCTTGTGTCTGTCCTCAACCTGCACTATCCAGTTGACATAGATTTAATATACTATCTCTTTAGCAAATGTGGACCTGTAGAAAAAATCATCGCCTTCTCTAGAAACCCCCTAATTTATCAAGCCTTAGTTCAGTTTCAAAACATAGAAACTGCACAGGAAGCCATCAAAACCCTGCACAACAGGAACATATATGATGGATGTAACACAATACAAATtcaatattcctttttaaaggAGCTAAATGTGAAGGCAAACAATTCCAGCTCGAGGGATTACACGACGACTGACGTGAGCAAAAATAATAACCCCGTGAATATACAGACCTCACATGGTGTTCTACCTACTCCGACAC AGAAGGGAAACGACTCCGAGCTGTACCTCATTCTGGAAAGGAAATTCAAGCTAGTCGACTTTGACGCGAAGAACGCCTCCAAAACGCCGGTTCTGATTTGTTACAACATCGCGAAGGACTACACGGATGTGCATAAG CTCTTCAACCTGTTCAGCGTATACGGCTTCGTGTCTCGAATAAAAATTCTGCGAGAGAAACCAGACTGCGCGCTCATCCAGTACGCGGGCCATTTGTTCGCCTCAGTGGCTCAGGAGTGCTTGCAGCACTCGAAAATTGACGGCCAGGTTTTGGAGATTaacttttcaaaaattttgGATATCCGAATTGCGCCACAGCAGAAGAAAATCGAGTCGTACAAGGCCAAATCATTTAGCAGCTACGATCAGCGATATTTG GTAACAGACCAAGCGAAATACATAAGGGGTGCATGCAAGCCAACAAGAACCCTCTTCATATCGAACGTAAGTGAAGAAGTAACGGAGGAATGCATGATGAACCTTTTTACGAAATACGGagagattaaaaaaataaaaatacaaccAGCCAGGGAGGGAAAGAAACACATGACCATCACTGTGGAGCTGAGTTCAGAGGATGCG gCAACCATGGCTTTAATGGACCTCCACAATTTCTACCTGAAGGATCGATTCATAAAAGTGTCGTACACCAAAGCTCGATTATga
- a CDS encoding ubiquitin-conjugating enzyme E2 PEX4, putative: MTKNRLLIESREAKKQNDPDITLTHSDYNLYEWQAIIRGPKDSPYEGGKWKLSIKCKGTYPIDPPVITFVTKFFHPNVNFVTGELCMDILKANWSPAWTIQSLCRAILFLFTEPNADSPLNCDAGNLLRSGDIKGFQSMARMYTHEFAMQND; this comes from the exons ATGACGAAAAATAGACTTCTAATAGAATCGCGCGAAGCCAAAAAGCAGAATGATCCAGACATAACACTCACTCACAG TGATTATAATTTGTACGAGTGGCAAGCGATCATACGGGGCCCAAAAGACTCCCCCTACGAG GGCGGAAAGTGGAAGTTAAGTATTAAGTGCAAGGGCACGTATCCTATAGATCCCCCCGTGATAACATTCGTCACGAAGTTTTTTCATCCTAACGTGAATTTCGTAACAG GCGAACTATGCATGGATATTTTGAAGGCCAACTGGAGCCCAGCATGGACCATTCAGTCCCTCTGTCGAGCGattctatttttattcacGGAGCCTAATGCGGATAGTCCTCTGAATTGCGACGCAG GTAACCTCCTGCGGTCTGGGGATATTAAGGGATTTCAGTCGATGGCCAGAATGTACACGCATGAATTCGCTATGCAGAATGACTGA
- a CDS encoding RNA-binding protein, putative: MSLNFSIANVVYVKNLSTDVTEKDIKEKFESCDEIIGVVFKNFPGKNQKYCQIEFKSSEGITKASRLNGELLLNVPMVVTVIEPISHNPPFSDPAIGNTETDKNLATSLDVRTGALVNNATAQALQNILLQQQLISDQKKGLVDFQNSLNEKNNKFDVFSKIIYMENVPPNCREDDIKALFKNVGTTTSYKLHYNEQKKVNTAFVEFTNEEHAKAALHLNGTKIGTNEIIIRDACSLINERDNLKNNFSFYNNGTSVTNTKGDVSDSPPAKKQPVVNEKVEKVLALRDKLSQKLFALYNSGAVVANNLAQVNPQLIGVPAEGGAGVAGVAGVAGVAGVAGVAGVAGVVPGFVVGVTPGATSTHSAMLNNEQLKAVAESNNGSVRRPDETNLSEEKKKAKGGDDEKDGDDHVGEDADADETENDVRKGKKSRSAKYSSSESSSSSRSRSYTSSSSRSSYRRHGTKTNSRRKGSHKRRRSTTRKRDKYDSRSRSSHRTRSNDSLSSYESHKRSRYRDRESKIRKMRKRYHSSSVSYSNSSDSPRRRRKRSTSNKPWWVKESEKMEMRQRLKERQRREMAYRERYRR, from the exons ATGAGTTTAAATTTTAGCATAGCCAATGTTGTTTATGTAAAGAACCTTTCCACCGATGTGACAGAGAAGGacataaaagaaaagtttgAATCATGCGATGAGATAATTGGTGTCGTTTTTAAGAA CTTTCCCGGGAAGAACCAGAAGTACTGTCAAATCGAGTTCAAAAGCTCAGAAGGAATAACGAAAGCGTCTCGCCTCAATGGCGAGCTTCTACTCAACGTCCCCATGGTTGTAACTGTCATCGAACCCATTTCACACAATCCACCTTTTTCCGACCCAGCTATCGGTAACACTGAGACGGATAAAAATTTAGCCACATCCCTAGATGTACGAACCGGCGCACTCGTTAACAATGCTACTGCACAAGCCCTGCAGAACATTCTTCTCCAACAGCAGCTCATATCTGATCAGAAGAAAGGGCTCGTGGATTTTCAGAACTCCTTGAACGAGAAGAACAACAAATTTGATGTCTTCTCTAAAATTATTTACATGGAAAATGTACCCCCAAAT TGTAGGGAAGATGATATAAAGGCCCTGTTCAAGAACGTGGGGACCACCACCAGCTACAAGCTCCACTACaacgaacagaaaaaagtgaacacaGCGTTCGTTGAATTTACGAACGAAGAACATGCGAAGGCTGCTTTACATTTGAACGGAACCAAAATAGGAACGAACGAAATAATTATAAGAGATGCATGTAGCTTAATCAACGAAAGagataatttgaaaaataatttttccttctataaTAACGGCACAAGTGTCACAAACACCAAGGGTGATGTCAGTGATTCTCCACCAGCCAAAAAACAACCCGTGGTTAATGAGAAGGTGGAGAAGGTCCTCGCCTTACGGGATAAATTAAGTCAAAAGCTTTTTGCCTTGTATAATTCGGGTGCTGTGGTTGCAAATAACCTTGCACAGGTTAATCCGCAACTGATCGGGGTGCCCGCAGAGGGTGGTGCGGGAGTGGCGGGAGTGGCGGGAGTGGCGGGAGTGGCGGGAGTGGCGGGAGTGGCGGGAGTGGCGGGAGTTGTACCAGGATTTGTGGTTGGGGTAACTCCGGGAGCCACTTCCACCCACAGTGCCATGTTGAACAACGAGCAACTGAAAGCGGTAGCGGAGAGTAACAACGGATCGGTCCGTCGACCCGATGAAACCAACTTGAgcgaggagaagaaaaaggctaAAGGGGGAGACGACGAAAAGGATGGTGATGACCACGTTGGTGAGGATGCGGATGCGGATGAAACAGAAAACGATGTGaggaaaggcaaaaaatcCAGGAGCGCGAAATACAGCAGTAGTGaatcgtcttcctcctctcgAAGCCGCTCCTACACATCATCCAGTAGCAGGAGCAGCTACAGGAGGCATGGAACCAAAACAAATTCCAGGCGAAAAGGTAGCCATAAAAGGCGCAGAAGCACTACACGTAAAAGAGATAAATATGATAGCCGATCAAGGAGCTCGCACCGAACCAGGAGTAACGATTCATTAAGTTCATATGAATCACATAAAAGAAGCAGGTATCGTGACAGGGAGAGCAAAATcagaaaaatgaggaaaaggtaTCACAGCTCTTCCGTCAGCTATAGCAACTCTTCTGATTCCCCCAGACGTAGGAGAAAAAGATCCACCAGCAACAAACCCTGGTGGGTCAAGGAATCGGAAAAGATGGAAATGAGGCAACGTCTCAAGGAGAGGCAGAGGAGAGAAATGGCCTACAGAGAAAGGTATAGACGATAG
- a CDS encoding long chain polyunsaturated fatty acid elongation enzyme, putative: MALNIAFINKFGESILSFFNPKLRYGRRVTKNWFLMNPTHFFIAFLFYVLFVLASYAYKTYYASKMKSDKGLVKIKSSSSYKSKNPRLDAILGKAIPVYNLLQVLLSLVITVLTIYQVRQRKFSLLHNYVDFSKTNIALCCWLFYLNKLFDFMDTILIVLRKKWNQFTFLHVYHHISVFLIMWINSSVGYDGDIYYVITVNSIVHFIMYLYYFLASMKFSVPVFVKASVTYIQMIQFLAIICPAFCVLFLKYNSYYPRRLIGLSFYYCISLLILFVHFAYNTYIRPKKKVA, translated from the exons ATGGCTCTAAATATAGCCTTCATAAACAAATTTGGAGAGAGtattttaagtttttttaaCCCCAAGTTGAGGTATGGCAGAAGAGTTACTAAGAACTGGTTCTTGATGAACCCGACCCATTTCTTTATAGCTTTCCTCTTTTATGTTCTGTTCGTTCTGGCCTCCTATGCCTATAAAACCTACTACGCGTCTAAAATGAAGTCAGATAAGGGGttggtaaaaataaagtcGTCCTCAAGCTACAAGTCGAAGAATCCTCGCCTTGATGCTATTTTAGGAAAAGCCATCCCCGTGTACAACTTGTTGCAG GTCCTTCTAAGCCTAGTGATCACCGTGCTAACTATATATCAGGTGCGACAGAGAAAATTTTCCCTCCTCCACAACTATGTCGATTTTTCCAAGACCAACATTGCACTTTGCTGCTGGCTCTTTTATCT GAACAAACTGTTTGATTTTATGGACACCATTTTGATTGTACTaagaaagaaatggaacCAGTTCACCTTCCTCCACGTGTACCATCACATTTCCGTCTTCCTCATCATGTGGATTAACAGTAGCGTGGGATATGATGGAGACATCTACTACGTCATCACAGTCAA TTCGATTGTGCACTTTATCATGTACCTGTACTACTTCCTAGCGAGCATGAAATTCAGCGTCCCAGTATTCGTCAAGGCCAGTGTGACGTATATCCAAATGATACAG TTTCTCGCTATCATCTGTCCAGCATTCTGCGTTTTGTTTCTGAAATACAACTCCTACTACCCCAGAAGACTGATCGGCCTAAGTTTTTACTACTGTATCTCTTTGCTAATTTTGTTTGTCCATTTTGCCTACAATACTTACATACGacccaaaaaaaaggtcgcttaa